A single region of the Micropterus dolomieu isolate WLL.071019.BEF.003 ecotype Adirondacks linkage group LG18, ASM2129224v1, whole genome shotgun sequence genome encodes:
- the slc16a1a gene encoding monocarboxylate transporter 1a, protein MAPAVGGPQGYTPPEGGWGWMVVVGAFISIGFSYAFPKSITVFFKDIEVIFDVSSSQVSWISSIMLAVMYGGGPISSILVNKYGSRPVMMAGGCLSGVGLIAASFCNSVQALYFCIGVVGGLGLAFNLNPALTMIGKYFYKRRPIANGIAMAGSPVFLSTMAPINTLLFDRFGWRGSFLILGGLLLNCCVAGSLMRPIGPKPKPVEKTTERRTVAQTINSFIDLSLFKNRGFLLYIMGNIIMFFGLFPPLVFLSNFAKSKDIPKDKAAFLLSVLAFVDMVARPSMGIVANTKWVRPRIQYFFAASVLYNGVCHILAPISVDYTGFVIYAIFFGFAFGWLSSVLFETLMDLVGTQRFSSAVGLVTIVECGPVLVGPPLLGKFKDIYHDYKYTYQGCGILLIVSSVFLFAGMGYNYRMLAKEKKEEEKRSKVGCREQRSNRVNAAKEVAEEGNTEDTV, encoded by the exons ATGGCGCCTGCTGTCGGTGGTCCACAAGGCTACACACCACCTGAGGGTGGCTGGGGATGGATGGTGGTGGTTGGGGCCTTCATCTCTATTGGATTCTCCTATGCATTCCCCAAGTCCATCACTGTCTTCTTTAAAGACATTGAGGTGATCTTTGACGTGTCCAGCAGCCAGGTGTCCTGGATCTCTTCCATCATGTTAGCGGTTATGTACGGTGGAG GTCCTATCAGCAGCATCCTGGTTAATAAATATGGCAGTCGTCCTGTTATGATGGCGGGAGGATGCCTGTCTGGAGTGGGCCTTATTGCTGCCTCTTTCTGCAACTCCGTTCAAGCACTGTACTTTTGTATTGGTGTGGTGGGAG GTTTGGGATTGGCCTTCAACCTCAACCCTGCCCTCACTATGATTGGAAAGTACTTCTACAAAAGGCGGCCTATTGCCAATGGAATTGCCATGGCTGGAAgccctgtctttctctccaccATGGCTCCTATAAACACCTTGCTATTTGACCGCTTTGGCTGGAGAGGAAGTTTCTTGATCCTGGGTGGTTTGCTCCTCAATTGCTGTGTCGCTGGTTCCCTCATGCGGCCTATAGGACCAAAACCCAAACCTGTAGAGAAGACCACAGAGAGGAGGACTGTAGCGCAGACCATTAACAGCTTTATCGACCTTTCTTTGTTCAAGAACCGTGGCTTTTTGCTTTATATTATGGGCAATATTATCATGTTTTTTGGtctctttccaccactggtgtTCCTCAGTAATTTTGCAAAGAGTAAAGACATCCCTAAAGACAAGGCGGCTTTCTTATTGTCTGTGCTGGCTTTTGTCGACATGGTTGCCCGGCCCTCAATGGGCATCGTGGCTAACACAAAGTGGGTCCGGCCCAGAATACAGTACTTCTTTGCTGCCTCTGTGCTGTACAATGGTGTTTGCCACATTCTAGCACCAATATCCGTGGACTACACAGGCTTTGTGATTTATGCCATCTTCTTTGGGTTTGCTTTTGGCTGGCTGAGTTCAGTGCTGTTTGAGACCTTGATGGACCTAGTGGGAACCCAGCGCTTCTCCAGTGCTGTTGGACTGGTCACTATTGTGGAGTGTGGTCCTGTATTGGTAGGGCCCCCTTTGCTTG GGAAGTTCAAAGACATCTATCACGATTACAAGTACACATACCAGGGCTGTGGGATCCTCCTCATTGTCTCCAGTGTCTTCCTGTTTGCAGGGATGGGATACAACTATCGAATGCTGgccaaagagaaaaaagaggaggagaagaggtcTAAGGTGGGATGTAGAGAACAAAGGTCCAACAGGGTCAATGCTGCCAAAGAGGTGGCAGAGGAAGGGAACACCGAAGACACTGTCTAA